ACGTCAGCGGCGACGACGCCTCGAAGCGCTCCGGGACCTCCTCGGGAGTGCCGCCCAGCAGGGTCCGGTCCATTGCCTTGAGGGCTTCCATCTCGTCGTTGTAGGCCGTGACATAGTCCGCGACCGGGACCGCCGCCAGGCCCACCGCCCAGGCGTCCGGCTGCGTACCGAGCCCGAGCAGCGTCAGGTACCCGCCCCATGAGCCGCCCGCCAGCACCAGCCGCTCCGGATCCGCCAGCCCGGACGAGACCGCCCACTCGCGCACCGCGGCGATGTCCTCCAGCTCGATCAGCCCGACGCGGTGCTTGAGGGCATCCGTCCAGGCACGGCCGTAGCCGGTCGAGCCGCGGTAGTTGACGCGGACGACCGCGAAGCCGTGGTCCACCCAGGCCGCGGGCGACGAGGCGAAGGCGTCGCTGTCGTGCCAGGTCGGGCCGCCGTGTATGTCGAAGACCGTCGGGAAGGGGCCTTCGCCCGCCGGCTGCTGCACCAGCGCATGGATACGGCCACCGGGGCCCTCCACCCACACGTCCCGCACCGGCACCGACCCGGGCGCCTTCATACCCGGCGGGTCCAGCACGACCTTGCCGCTCGTCGAACGGACCTCGGGAGGCTGGGCCGCCGACGACCACAGGAACTCCACCGCTCCGTCCGGCCGCGCCGTCGCGCCCGAGACCGTGCCGGCCGGCGTCTCGACCCGCGTCAGCAGAGGCCGGCCGGCCGCGGTAGCCGCGTCAGTGGCACCGGCCGTGGCACCGACCGGCGTACCCAGCTCGTAGCGCCACAGCTCGCTCCGTGCCTGGTACTCGTGCTCCACCAGCAGTGCCGAACCGTCGGGATACCAGTCGGCACCCACATCTCCCGGAAGGTCTATCTCCAGGGCCGTCTCTGTCCCGGTCAGCGGATCCCAGAGCATCGGCTCCCAACGGCCCCGCCGCTGGTGCCCCACCAGCAGCCGGGCGTCCCCGTCCACCGGCGCGAAACCCATCACCGACAGGCCCAGCTCCTCGGTCCCGCCGTTGGTGTCGTCCAGCTCCGCGACCGTGGAGCCGTCGGGCCGTACGACACGGATCGCGGAGTGCATCGCATCGCCGTGCTCGGTGTGCTCAAGGGCGATGAGCGAGCCGTCGTGCGAGAGATCGCCGACGCCCGCCGACTCGCGGTGCCGGTAGATCTCCACCGGCGGCTCCCCAGGCCGTACGACATGGACCGTCGAGCCCTCCTCGTCCGTGGAGCACCCGACGACCGCCGTCCCGTCCCGGCCGATCGCCAGCCCTCCCGGATACGAGGCGGCGAGCCCCGGAGTGGCCGGCTCATCGGCGCCGCCCTCGAACGGCTGCCGCATCCAGACGCCGAACTCGTCCCCGTCGGTGTCCGAGAACCACCAGATCCACCGGCCGTCCGGCGACAG
This Streptomyces decoyicus DNA region includes the following protein-coding sequences:
- a CDS encoding S9 family peptidase — protein: MPDWEKRFRAPRIGLPDWAEDAPDRSLFVSNATGTFELYAWDRATGDQRQATDRPNGTTDGTLSPDGRWIWWFSDTDGDEFGVWMRQPFEGGADEPATPGLAASYPGGLAIGRDGTAVVGCSTDEEGSTVHVVRPGEPPVEIYRHRESAGVGDLSHDGSLIALEHTEHGDAMHSAIRVVRPDGSTVAELDDTNGGTEELGLSVMGFAPVDGDARLLVGHQRRGRWEPMLWDPLTGTETALEIDLPGDVGADWYPDGSALLVEHEYQARSELWRYELGTPVGATAGATDAATAAGRPLLTRVETPAGTVSGATARPDGAVEFLWSSAAQPPEVRSTSGKVVLDPPGMKAPGSVPVRDVWVEGPGGRIHALVQQPAGEGPFPTVFDIHGGPTWHDSDAFASSPAAWVDHGFAVVRVNYRGSTGYGRAWTDALKHRVGLIELEDIAAVREWAVSSGLADPERLVLAGGSWGGYLTLLGLGTQPDAWAVGLAAVPVADYVTAYNDEMEALKAMDRTLLGGTPEEVPERFEASSPLTYVDAVRAPVYISAGVNDPRCPIQQVENYVQRLEGRGHPHEVYRYDAGHGSLVVEERIKQVRLELDFAQRHVIDKR